CCCTGGCCAAAACCGattgtctctggaggtgttcaaggccaggttggatggggccctgggcagcctggtctagcattaaatggggaggttggtggccctgcatgtggcaggggggttggagattcatgatccttgaagtcccttccaaccctgtgattctgtgagtaaGAGAGCGTGATCCAGTGCAATACTTCCTACAGCAGCCTCCTAACGCTGCACCTCAGTGGCTGCTGTTTCCGTGTATCAACCCTTGAGCAATTCCTTTTCTATGTTCTTATTTAGTCTCCTCTGGAGCTCAGAAAGGAGACAAACTTGGTGATATCTACAGGGTGTTCTGCAGATCTCTTATCTGTGTTAGACCGTGCTAAGGGCCtccttctgtctgtctgctgACATTGGGTGAATTATACTCTAAAGAGGTGGTTTCTGTCCCCAGCCTCCATTCGTGCTGGGGAGTCATTGCTCCATTTTAAGACCTCTCTCTGCACCTACTCTTGTTTCAGGCTTCCAGTTGTGGTCACACTTCTTGAGAGGGGAGAGGCGTGTAGGGAAAGTGGTGATAGGAAGCAGTGAAGCCTGGGGGCTGCTTTGTTGCTGCAGCTGCAAGGAGGAATTTGATGCCCAGGAAATGGCACTCAGAGCACCCTTCACATCCCTCCTGAGAGCACATTTCTTCCTGAGCTGCAGAGATCTCCACCAACATCCAACCTCTCTTGGGCCCATGCAGTAAATCCATGTTCAGTTGTGTCTGAGAATAATTAGGGTGGAGAAGAATTGTGTTGTTCCCTATAAATGAGTGTGACAAGGAGCTCTTGAGTGTTTAGCAACACAGGGCTCTTCTGGCGCTCACAGCACCCATTCTTGAGCCAGGTCCTCCTGACCCTGCTTGAATAACTTGGCCACCTGTAGCTTTCTCCAATCTCTCCTCACCCTGCATATCAAATCCATAATCAGGTCAATGACAGATTGGGATTTCGTGAAGAGGGAAGAGATGGACCAATCCTATTCTGGGTCTTGTTGATTTTTGCAGTCTCAACACTTTGCTTTGTCCCAACTTCACTACCTGCCTGAGGGCCTCGAAAGCCTCAGCACGCTTCCCACCAAAGGGGTGGGCTCACTGCCTCCGTATTTCCTCAATGAGGACATAGCAGGTGGTAAATGGACCAACATAacaattttctttgtaaaaacatCTGCTTTACACTTCACCGTGTAGTCTGAGTTCCTTCCTGCAAGCTCAGCCCTTTTGTAAGATACAAACCAGTCGGTGACTTCAAAACCTGTGGTCTGGCTGTGTGTTCAGATAGCAGCTGCTTCACAAGATGATGTGTTGCAGTTGGCAGCTCAGACTTTCTCCAGTCTCCTGGTGCACCATTTGCACCCACAGCAGCAAATCCCATCTCAGCACCATCGCATGGTGCGCTGCTGGTCCTGTCCTCCATCGGTGCAGAagggcagagctctgagcagagctctgagcactcTTGGAGGAGGCAACGATGTCCTTGTAAGAGCTTTCTCATCTTGTCAGGCCTTGTGTGCCCACAGGCAGGTCAGGTGCACAGAAATGAAAGCCCTCCTTCTCTtgggcagagcagcacttgCATGAGGCCGTGTGGGCAGCAGGTGCTTTGTGTTGCCTGCTGCTCgtcagccccacagcacaaaGTTTCCAGGTCATACATTGCCAAGACCATGGGAGGCCACTCCCTGCTCTCAGCCACCATGAAGACAGCGCCGTCTATTCTCCCATATCAGAGTAGAGATAAAGGTGTTTCTTTATTGCTGCACAAAACAGGAGGAGCAGAGACACAATTTCAGATCTCCAAAGTCACTGACCTGCTCTTGGGCAGCCACGCCTTGTGGCaggatggagaagaaaagcGGGAGCCCCACATCAACCAGCTTTGTAAGAACATCTCCTGGCTCAAGCAATTTCTTACAGCTGCTGCTCACGTCTTTGCAACCATCCACTGTCAGGCACCGGCGAGCTGTCCAGCCTTCCTCTGAGGGGAAGGGAGCTTCTGGAGCACCAGTGGCACGTGCTGCTCCCCTGATACTGCTTAGAAACTCAgagaactgctgctgctccatctGCATGCAGGATTGTATTGAGTGATGGTGCTTCAGCACCAGCTCCTTCCGGCTGCAGTTCCTGCCCCTGGGTTGAACTTGGAGATCTTGGTGGTTTCAGTACCAGAGGGCAAAACTTTTTCATCTGCTTCTggttcctcctctctctctctgtgatCCGTGGCTGTGTCCAGGAGCACCTTTTCACTCTATCTGCCGTGAGGCCTTTGTTGGAACCCTTCTGTCAAGAAAGCGACTGCCTTCCTTCCAGgttgctttcttctccattgtTCCCACCCATGTTCCTTCTTGCTCCATGGCTGTCTGACCACTCGGGCACCAGTTCGGACCACAAGAAACAGACAAGAAGTCTATCCCCACTGCATCCTTCCAGTATCACTTCAGGTGACGTGTCAGAGATGTCTCCTGGATCCGaatccttccttccatcccGGCTGGTGCCTGGAATGAGGTCCAGGCTGTCGGGTAATGCTGGCAGCCTCTGGCCTGCACCATTGCACAGAGTGGTGGGGGAACCCAAGGTTTGGTCATCAGCTGCCTACACACATTGtacccctctgctgcagggagggaggTATGGCAGCAGATGCTCCGCAATTGCCTTGCAGAGCTTTGCTGGCTGGAACCAGCTCGGGCTGCTGCCTGGGAAgatcctgcagctcctctgggctGACTCTTGGTGGATGAACAGCGGTAGATGCAGTGGGATGGGGCAGGGGGAGGGCCGAGCTGAGCGAGGAGCAAGgctcttgttttcctctgtggTTACAGAGGGCTGGACAAGCCCTGGGGCTCCGCGGTGCTCTGCTGgggtgcagcagctctgctgtcacagCGGGCGCTCGCGGATGTGCGGGGTGTGCGGGCACTGCGGGGACAGCGCGGCGGGGTGGGATGCTGGGAGCGGGGCTGCGGGGGCTGCGGGTGCGGGCGCTGACGCTGTGTGCCCCGCAGACGCCAAGGCGTACAGCTCGGACGAGGAGAAGCTGGAGGTGAAATCGGCAGCGACGCCGTGCAGCGAACGGGAGGAGGAGAGCTCGGCGGGCGACAGCGAGGAGGAGCCCTTCCTGGACGGGGCGGCCGCGGCCTCTCTGGGTCccaaggggaaggggaagggcgGCCCCGCGGCCGAGCAGCCCCCGCCGGGCTCCGGGGCCGGGAAGAGTCGCCGGCGGCGCACGGCCTTTACGAGcgagcagctgctggagctggagaagGAGTTCCACTGCAAGAAGTACCTCTCGCTGACGGAGCGCTCGCAGATCGCGCACGCCCTGAAGCTGAGCGAGGTGCAGGTGAAGATCTGGTTCCAGAACCGCCGCGCCAAGTGGAAACGCATCAAGGCGGGCAACGTCAGCAACCGCTCGGGAGAGCCCGTCCGCAACCCCAAGATCGTGGTGCCCATCCCGGTGCACGTCAATCGCTTCGCCGTGCGCAGCCAGCACCAGCAGATCGAGCAGGGGGCCCACCCTGAGCCGCGGCGGCTCTCGGACCCTGGGGCGGGCGGAGCGCCGGCAGCGGGAGGGGCCCGGGGCCGCTCGCACTCCTCTGTACATGTCCCTTATTTATTCCCTGTAAACTCTGTACATACGGCGACgcgtccgtccgtccgtccgaGCCGCGGGAGNNNNNNNNNNNNNNNNNNNNNNNNNNNNNNNNNNNNNNNNNNNNNNNNNNNNNNNNNNNNNNNNNNNNNNNNNNNNNNNNNNNNNNNNNNNNNNNNNNNNGCTGCGAGGGACAGCCGTGGATTCGGGGACGCCGTCGAGCCCGGTCCGGTGCCGGTGCTGAGACGCGGGAGGGTCCGGGACATCGCGGAGGTCTCTGGAGCATCCCTGGGACCGCCCCCAGACGGCCGCCCGTTGCCTCAGCCGGAGCCCCTCCTCTGGTCGCAGCTCATCCGAGGCGAACGGTGCCCCCCTAGGAATTCCCCCCTAGGTCCAATCCACACGCTGGCAGATGTGCGAGGTCCTGCAGGCAAAGCCCTGCCCATCCCTCGTGCTACAACTGGCCCTGAGCTAAGCAGACGCCCGTGCTGAAGCTTCCTGCCCGCTGCCCCCCTCTCCCCCAAGGGCTGTTCCAGAGCCCCGCATCAGCTCTGTGCAGGCTCACACTGACAGCACCACCAAGGCCCAGCAATGCAATTCTCTCCAGCTCTCTGTGTTCCAAAGCGAGGAGGGTTCTCATCACTGAGCTGAGCTCCAGGGCCTGATGAAGATCGAGTTTtgtgcagggcacagctgcacaAACAGTGCTGGGCCAACAGTGCAGGAGGTTGCAGAGCTAAGTGGATGTTGGGCCACAAAACCCTCTCCTGCTGGTTGGAAGAACATCGGCCAGAGAGCTCATGTGGTAGTAACACCCAGTGCAATCCCATCCCAAACAGGAAGAAGGCTCTCTCTAAGGATGTGGGATGTTGCTGCTGGGATACTGTTGGTCGTTGCACCCCTCCTTGGAAGACACAGCTTCTGAGAGTGGGAGACATCCCTGACAGCCATGGCTGATATCATAgcaatacagaatcacagagtatTTGAGGCCATGAGCACTTCAGGGTGCTTCTAGTTCCCCCCTGTCCCAGCAGGACCACCCAGAGCAGGATGCCCAATAGTCAGGTGGGACTGGGAGCGTAGGCAGctcctgctgttctgctgcacGTCCTCCAGACACGTTCCAGcaccaaaaaaagaaaccctAACCCATTTCCATGCTACCTGGGGGAGGTTCCCTCTTACAGCCCTGCCCTCCTCAGCAGGTGTCTCCTCTTAGTGGGGAGCATGGCTCCCTGCtcatgcagcacagctgagtcCTCTGGCTTTGGAGCACAGAGGGCTTCTTGCAGCCACACTGGGATGGATTCTGTCTCTGTGCCCTGCATCGCTGAGCTGGAAAGGAGATGCAGCATTCCCTCTGTGGGCTCAGGCTGCTCAAGTACAGCATCTGTTGGCATTCGCTGTGGATCAGGGGAAGTGGGAGTCCTGTGGCAGCTGCCCCCACCGTGCTGCCCAGGGGAGCAGCGGTGCCCTTGGGACTCTGcggcagagctgcctgcacctGAG
This genomic stretch from Meleagris gallopavo isolate NT-WF06-2002-E0010 breed Aviagen turkey brand Nicholas breeding stock chromosome 2, Turkey_5.1, whole genome shotgun sequence harbors:
- the LOC104909934 gene encoding homeobox protein GBX-1; the protein is MCGVCGHCGDSAAGWDAGSGAAGAAGAGADAVCPADAKAYSSDEEKLEVKSAATPCSEREEESSAGDSEEEPFLDGAAAASLGPKGKGKGGPAAEQPPPGSGAGKSRRRRTAFTSEQLLELEKEFHCKKYLSLTERSQIAHALKLSEVQVKIWFQNRRAKWKRIKAGNVSNRSGEPVRNPKIVVPIPVHVNRFAVRSQHQQIEQGAHPEPRRLSDPGAGGAPAAGGARGRSHSSVHVPYLFPVNSVHTATRPSVRPSRPIHTLADVRGPAGKALPIPRATTGPELSRRPC